A window from Brucella sp. BE17 encodes these proteins:
- a CDS encoding quinone-dependent dihydroorotate dehydrogenase — MSALFETLGRSALFALDAEQAHGLSIAGLKTGLLSSSAPTDPALCLKVAGLKFPNPLGMAAGYDKNGEVPDAVLKLGFGFTEVGTVTPRPQSGNPRPRVFRLVEDNAVINRLGFNNEGHEAVFKRLSNRATSGIVGINIGANKDSEDRVADYVAGIRKFYQLARYFTVNVSSPNTPGLRNLQARESLRELLSRIREAHHEEGGKCTLKRPVFLKIAPDLDDDELDDIAAEAVAQKLDGIIVSNTTLSRAGLKSPKHQEETGGLSGTPLFERSTVVLARMRERVGADMPLIGAGGIDSTDTALTKIRAGADLVQLYTGMIYRGPGLAGDILRGLSEAVKREGVASIAELRDRDTKDWASRALSN, encoded by the coding sequence ATGAGCGCATTGTTTGAAACTCTCGGGCGCAGTGCCCTGTTCGCACTTGATGCCGAACAGGCACACGGGCTTTCCATTGCTGGCCTTAAAACCGGCCTTCTCAGCAGCAGCGCGCCCACCGATCCCGCGCTCTGTCTGAAAGTGGCAGGGCTCAAATTTCCCAATCCGCTCGGCATGGCTGCCGGTTACGACAAGAATGGCGAAGTACCCGATGCGGTTTTGAAACTCGGCTTCGGCTTCACGGAAGTCGGCACCGTCACGCCGCGCCCGCAAAGCGGCAATCCACGCCCGCGTGTTTTCCGGCTCGTGGAAGACAATGCGGTTATCAACCGGCTCGGCTTCAACAATGAAGGGCATGAAGCGGTTTTCAAGCGCCTGTCCAATCGCGCAACCAGCGGTATTGTCGGTATAAATATCGGTGCCAACAAGGATAGCGAGGATCGCGTTGCCGATTACGTAGCGGGTATTCGCAAGTTCTACCAGCTTGCACGCTATTTTACCGTCAATGTTTCCTCGCCCAATACGCCGGGCCTCAGAAACCTTCAAGCACGTGAATCCTTACGCGAACTTTTAAGCCGAATTCGTGAAGCGCATCATGAGGAAGGCGGCAAATGCACACTCAAACGCCCGGTGTTTCTGAAGATCGCGCCTGATCTGGACGATGACGAGCTCGATGATATCGCAGCCGAAGCCGTCGCACAGAAACTTGACGGTATCATTGTGTCCAATACGACGCTTTCGCGTGCCGGGCTTAAAAGTCCGAAGCACCAGGAGGAAACGGGCGGCCTGTCCGGCACGCCGTTGTTCGAGCGCTCGACGGTCGTTCTGGCGCGTATGCGCGAACGCGTCGGGGCTGACATGCCACTGATCGGCGCGGGTGGGATTGACAGCACTGACACTGCCCTGACCAAAATCAGGGCAGGTGCCGATCTTGTGCAGCTTTATACTGGTATGATCTATCGCGGCCCCGGCCTTGCCGGCGACATCCTGCGCGGACTGTCTGAAGCAGTAAAGCGCGAAGGGGTTGCTTCCATCGCAGAACTGCGCGACCGCGACACCAAGGACTGGGCATCGCGCGCACTTTCCAACTGA
- a CDS encoding DUF952 domain-containing protein: MSNKIIYKIVPRDLWAHAQKSGSFTGAPIDLADGYIHFSMAEQVRETAAKHFAGESDLLLVQVNTASLAPDLKFEVSRGGALFPHLYADLPLSAVVHVAPLALGDDGLHIFPELKDQ, translated from the coding sequence ATGAGCAACAAGATCATCTATAAGATCGTTCCGCGCGACCTCTGGGCACACGCGCAGAAAAGCGGAAGCTTTACGGGCGCACCAATTGATCTCGCCGATGGCTATATCCATTTTTCCATGGCCGAACAGGTTCGCGAAACCGCCGCGAAACATTTCGCAGGCGAAAGCGATCTCCTGCTTGTGCAGGTGAATACTGCCAGCCTCGCGCCCGATCTTAAATTCGAAGTCTCGCGCGGCGGGGCGCTCTTCCCGCATCTTTATGCCGACCTGCCGCTTTCTGCTGTCGTCCATGTCGCGCCTTTGGCCCTTGGCGACGATGGTCTGCATATTTTCCCGGAGCTTAAAGACCAATGA